DNA from Streptomyces rishiriensis:
CGCTGGGGCTTCATCTCCAAGAACTACACCGCGGACGCCACCCAGGATCTCCGCGCTCTGCGCGGTGTACCCGTATTGCTCACCCTCGCAGGCCACGACATCAACGTGGACACCGCCGACACGGAGCGCGGCTACCGCAGTGCGCTGGACCGAGGCGGTGCATTGACGGTCAAGCGATACCCGGACGCGGCCCATTCACTGCTCAAACGGTCCATCGAGCAGTCGGACCTCAAGACCACGCTCACCGCGCTCTTCTTCCCTCGTTCGCTCTTCGCGGACGGATACCTGGACGACCAACGGCAGTTTCTTGAGGATCTCGGCCACGGCGGCAACGCCACGCCATGACACTCCCGCAAGGCCGGCACGTGGTCGTAAGGACACCAGAGAACCTGGCGCAGGTCGGCCTGTCCTGGCGGCCGCAGCAGGGGTATGTCGCGTAGATACAGCTGGGCCACGGGCAGCATGGGCAGTCTGCGGGCAACGGGCAACGGAGGGCCGAAGTCGAGTCGCTCCGCGAGCGTTGCGGCGTTCCGCTCCTTGATCGTCTCCGCCCTCGGGCGTTATCCCAGGACCACCGTGATCACCTTGGCCCCTGAGTGCTCTTCTTAGCCGGGTCGAGCATGGTGGTTGGCCCACGAAGTGGGCGTGCGGGCGGTGCCGGGTTCACGCTTCGGTGGCGGACGTCGCTGATGCCCGGTGGGACGGCGCCAAAGTTCCCGGCAGCTCTCGGAGGGCGCGGATGGGGGAGCAGAAGACCGGGAGGAAGGCGCTGGCCAGGCACACGGCGCCTGCCCACACGGCGATGCGTACGTTCGCGGCCTCACCGATGAGGCCGCCCAGGGTGGAGCCGATGGCCAGGGCGCCGGTGAGCAGGAAGCGGAAGGTGGCGTTCATGCGGCCGAGTAGCGGATCCGGAGTCAGGTGCTGGCGCAAGGTGACGCCCAGGACGTTGTCGATGCCCGTCTTGGTCATGGTAACCAGCCACGCAGCGCCGGCCACCCACAGCCACGTACCGGTGCCGACCAGTGCAACGGCCAGCGCGGCGGGTGCGAACCACAGCCCGGCCAGGGCCAGGGTGCGGCCGTGGCCGAGGCTGGCGGCGAGGGGGCGGGCGAGGCGGGCACCGAACAGGATGCCCAGGCCGCCGGCTGCCCAGTACAGGCCGAGTGCTGCGGCGGGCAGGTGCAGTTCGCGGGTGAACAGCACTGGCAACATGGCGTTGATCATCTGTGCGCCGAGGTTGGTGAGGGTCGCGGTGAGCGCCAGGGACCGCAGCTCGCGGGTGCCCAGGACGTGGCGCAGCCCTTCCGCGATCTCGGTACGTAGCCGTCGCCTGGCGCTCGAGGGCTGCG
Protein-coding regions in this window:
- a CDS encoding MFS transporter, translated to MTKAPDSPWRVGAFRTLFAASALSHLGSNVGYVAIPLLAVTTLDAGPGQAGALAALSTAAFLLIGLPAGAWVDRLPGRRLLVAADAARAVLLASIPVTWWLGVLSLPQLYAVVLLSGCATVFFDVGSQSVLPELVGRERLVPANAAIVSLMAGANIAGRGAGGLMVQLLTAPLAILGGALAYLASAGWLTGMARNPARTQPSSARRRLRTEIAEGLRHVLGTRELRSLALTATLTNLGAQMINAMLPVLFTRELHLPAAALGLYWAAGGLGILFGARLARPLAASLGHGRTLALAGLWFAPAALAVALVGTGTWLWVAGAAWLVTMTKTGIDNVLGVTLRQHLTPDPLLGRMNATFRFLLTGALAIGSTLGGLIGEAANVRIAVWAGAVCLASAFLPVFCSPIRALRELPGTLAPSHRASATSATEA